One window of Phycisphaeraceae bacterium genomic DNA carries:
- a CDS encoding type II toxin-antitoxin system VapC family toxin, with protein MKPTVYLETSVVSYVAARPSRDIVVAAQQQLTHEWWNTRRSDFELVISDEASAGDPDAAARRLKFLSGLRVLRPTDADASLAQALVARLSLPRRAAIDALHIAIAAANNVQYLLTWNCSHIANAVHRPGIQSVCVESGLSPPLICTPQELM; from the coding sequence GTGAAGCCAACCGTCTACCTCGAAACGTCTGTCGTGAGCTATGTGGCCGCACGGCCAAGCCGAGACATCGTCGTTGCGGCACAGCAGCAACTGACTCACGAATGGTGGAATACCCGCCGAAGTGACTTCGAACTCGTCATCTCAGACGAAGCATCCGCAGGCGATCCAGATGCCGCCGCTCGTCGCCTGAAGTTTCTCAGTGGCTTACGTGTCTTGCGACCGACCGACGCAGACGCCTCCCTCGCTCAAGCCCTGGTCGCGCGGCTCTCCCTTCCACGGCGAGCCGCAATCGACGCACTTCACATCGCAATCGCCGCTGCGAATAACGTTCAATACCTGCTGACATGGAACTGCTCGCACATCGCAAACGCCGTCCACCGCCCAGGAATACAATCTGTGTGCGTCGAAAGTGGTCTATCACCCCCGCTCATCTGCACACCGCAAGAGCTCATGTGA
- a CDS encoding flagellar basal body P-ring protein FlgI, which translates to MRSTYLFPRVVLALCAIAAASLTNNAHAQSITVKDLARVKGEGESVLRGVGLVMGLPGTGDSGKELVSARPLAQVLQNAGVPVPDLKELQKSKSVALVMVTCTVPASGALTDDRLDVHIATLNSAKSIKGGRLFLSPLSGPIPGQAVFAIAEGAVEIEDPSVPTTGRVRLGARLVRDIPTGTISRTFDLILEPTFSGWSAASQIAIAINDGYFASPIHRGPPVAVQVDDRVIRIQIPDPELDNPGPFVADVMSTPLNPELLRLPAMVVVNSRTGAIIVTKDVRIGPVAITHKDLTITTTVPAPVPSPADPLIERSRWAGLETDARPVEQARLSDLLRALDRLDIPSQDQIEILQTLHKSGRLHARLVID; encoded by the coding sequence ATGCGCAGCACATACCTCTTTCCACGCGTCGTCCTTGCGCTCTGCGCAATCGCCGCCGCATCCCTCACCAACAACGCCCACGCGCAGTCCATCACCGTCAAAGACCTCGCCCGCGTCAAAGGCGAGGGTGAGTCCGTTCTCAGAGGCGTCGGCCTCGTCATGGGACTCCCAGGCACCGGCGACTCCGGCAAAGAACTCGTCTCCGCGCGCCCCCTCGCCCAGGTCCTCCAGAACGCCGGCGTCCCCGTCCCCGACCTGAAGGAACTCCAGAAGAGCAAGTCCGTCGCCCTCGTGATGGTCACCTGCACCGTTCCCGCAAGCGGCGCACTCACCGACGACCGACTCGATGTCCACATCGCGACCCTCAACTCCGCCAAGTCGATCAAGGGCGGCCGCCTCTTCCTCTCCCCTCTCTCCGGACCCATCCCGGGACAGGCCGTCTTCGCCATCGCAGAAGGGGCCGTCGAGATCGAAGACCCCTCCGTCCCCACAACCGGCCGAGTACGCCTCGGCGCACGTCTCGTAAGAGACATCCCCACAGGCACGATCTCACGCACCTTCGACCTCATCCTCGAACCCACATTCTCCGGCTGGTCCGCGGCATCCCAGATCGCCATCGCCATCAACGACGGCTACTTCGCCTCCCCCATCCACCGAGGCCCCCCCGTCGCCGTTCAGGTTGACGATCGAGTCATCCGCATCCAGATCCCCGACCCCGAGCTCGACAACCCCGGCCCCTTTGTCGCGGACGTCATGAGCACGCCCCTCAACCCCGAACTCCTGCGCCTCCCCGCCATGGTCGTTGTCAACTCACGCACCGGCGCGATCATCGTCACCAAGGACGTCCGCATCGGACCCGTCGCGATCACCCACAAAGACCTCACGATCACGACCACCGTCCCTGCCCCTGTCCCCTCCCCCGCCGACCCGCTCATCGAGCGCTCCCGCTGGGCCGGGCTCGAAACCGACGCCCGTCCCGTCGAACAGGCACGCCTCTCAGACCTCCTCCGCGCCCTCGACCGCCTCGACATCCCCTCCCAGGACCAGATCGAGATCCTCCAGACACTCCACAAGTCCGGGCGTCTCCACGCACGCCTCGTCATCGACTGA
- the flgK gene encoding flagellar hook-associated protein FlgK, giving the protein MSLSAAMQIGRTALSASQLGIATTGNNMANAATPGYRRQLATLTPSKGAGRGLAGSVGLGVAVADIRRQVSISLENRTRGALSDEHASYARQNILGAIETALGELGDNDLSSQLSSFFNAWSERANLVQSSAVVVQEGRSLSSFIQRLRGELTSQRTQLDQELGQASLRASDLIDRIAGLNTAIAQSEVASTTANSLRDQRDALIEELATMVDVSVIERGGSTDILIGSTPVVLDGISRGLTMQRSANGEIRLATRDDGTLLSPKSGAIGSLLAERTGAVDRSINALDSLASNLIHEVNKLHSTSIGDAWLQSSAASLRIPVADRSLALNDPANATLRSLPFAPTNGGFNVNIRNTATGAITTVRVGVDLDGLTAAATPGTSNDTSAEDIRSALHAIPGLNAAFTPDGSLSIAANAGFEYSFSDDTSGVLAVLGINAYFTGTNASDINISSTLDANPGMLGVGTWGPGGLVENGAALALAGLNAKQIPALGGRTLLAAWRDHVTVTASAASAAQTEAAAATVVRESLDSQRAAVSGVSLDEEAINLLNFQQQYQAGARVIEVARQLMESLLSIV; this is encoded by the coding sequence ATGAGTCTCTCCGCAGCCATGCAGATCGGTCGCACCGCGCTCAGCGCAAGCCAGCTTGGCATCGCCACGACCGGCAACAACATGGCAAACGCCGCGACGCCCGGCTACAGACGCCAGCTCGCAACCCTCACCCCCTCAAAGGGCGCGGGCCGCGGGCTCGCTGGCTCCGTCGGCCTCGGTGTTGCCGTCGCCGACATCCGCCGCCAGGTCTCCATCTCGCTTGAGAACCGCACACGCGGCGCACTCTCCGACGAGCACGCCTCTTACGCAAGACAAAACATCCTCGGTGCCATCGAAACCGCCCTCGGCGAACTCGGCGACAATGACCTCTCCTCCCAGCTCTCTTCCTTCTTCAACGCATGGTCGGAACGCGCCAATCTCGTCCAATCCAGCGCGGTCGTCGTGCAGGAAGGCCGCTCCCTCTCCTCATTCATCCAGCGCCTCCGGGGTGAACTCACCTCTCAACGCACGCAGCTCGACCAGGAACTCGGACAGGCCTCCCTCCGAGCCAGCGACCTCATCGACCGCATCGCCGGCCTCAACACCGCAATCGCCCAGTCCGAAGTCGCCTCCACAACCGCGAACTCACTCAGAGACCAGCGCGACGCGCTCATCGAAGAACTCGCCACGATGGTCGATGTCTCAGTCATCGAACGAGGCGGCTCCACCGACATCCTCATCGGCTCCACGCCCGTCGTCCTCGACGGCATCAGCCGAGGCCTCACCATGCAGCGGAGCGCGAACGGAGAGATCCGCCTCGCCACCCGCGACGACGGCACGCTCCTCTCCCCGAAGTCCGGTGCCATCGGCTCGCTCCTCGCAGAACGCACCGGAGCCGTCGACCGATCCATCAACGCCCTCGACTCCCTCGCCTCGAACCTCATCCACGAGGTCAACAAACTCCACTCCACCTCGATCGGCGACGCCTGGTTGCAGTCCTCCGCCGCATCACTCCGCATCCCGGTTGCCGACCGCTCGCTCGCACTGAACGATCCCGCAAACGCCACCCTGCGCTCTCTACCCTTCGCGCCGACCAACGGCGGCTTCAATGTCAACATCCGCAACACCGCGACCGGCGCGATCACAACCGTGCGAGTTGGCGTCGATCTCGACGGCCTCACCGCCGCAGCCACCCCCGGCACATCCAACGACACCTCCGCCGAAGATATCCGCAGCGCGCTGCACGCCATCCCCGGCCTCAACGCCGCCTTCACTCCCGACGGCTCGCTCAGCATCGCCGCAAACGCCGGCTTCGAGTACTCATTCTCCGACGACACCTCAGGCGTCCTCGCCGTCCTCGGTATCAACGCCTACTTCACCGGCACAAACGCCTCAGACATCAACATCTCCTCAACCCTCGACGCCAACCCCGGCATGCTCGGCGTCGGCACATGGGGCCCGGGAGGCCTCGTCGAAAACGGCGCCGCCCTCGCACTCGCCGGACTCAACGCAAAGCAGATCCCCGCACTCGGCGGACGCACACTCCTCGCCGCATGGCGAGACCACGTCACCGTCACCGCCTCCGCCGCTTCCGCGGCTCAAACAGAAGCCGCCGCCGCGACCGTCGTCAGAGAATCCCTCGACAGCCAACGCGCCGCCGTCAGCGGCGTCTCCCTCGACGAAGAGGCCATCAACCTCCTCAACTTTCAGCAGCAATACCAGGCCGGCGCACGCGTCATCGAAGTCGCTCGACAACTGATGGAGTCACTCCTGAGCATCGTCTGA
- the coaD gene encoding pantetheine-phosphate adenylyltransferase — protein MPTKHVVVFPGSFDPATYGHLDVIRRGRRLFDELIVAVGRNPGKDSLFSADERVDMLERLLTEMVATEPDAAPVRIKAFSGLTVDFAREVGATALLRGVRNLSDLQYEVQQAVTNREVAGLETAFVVAGQTFAYTSSSLIKQIAAMGRDLTPLASMVPPLVVEMLRQKKAAKHPLLKRLATSNDGAVES, from the coding sequence ATGCCTACAAAGCACGTGGTTGTATTCCCCGGCTCCTTCGATCCCGCAACATACGGGCACCTCGACGTCATCCGACGCGGCAGACGCCTCTTCGACGAACTCATCGTCGCCGTCGGACGCAATCCCGGCAAAGACTCACTCTTCTCCGCCGACGAACGCGTCGACATGCTCGAACGCCTCCTTACAGAGATGGTCGCCACCGAACCCGACGCCGCACCCGTCCGCATCAAGGCCTTCAGCGGGCTCACCGTCGACTTCGCCCGAGAGGTCGGCGCGACCGCCCTCCTCCGCGGCGTGCGCAACCTCTCCGACCTCCAGTACGAGGTCCAACAGGCCGTCACCAACCGCGAAGTCGCCGGACTCGAAACCGCCTTCGTCGTCGCAGGCCAGACCTTCGCGTACACCTCGTCGAGTCTCATCAAGCAGATCGCAGCGATGGGCCGCGACCTCACCCCCCTCGCCAGCATGGTCCCCCCACTCGTCGTCGAGATGCTCCGCCAGAAAAAAGCCGCCAAGCACCCCTTGCTCAAACGCCTCGCAACGAGCAACGACGGAGCTGTTGAAAGCTGA
- a CDS encoding flagellar protein FlgN produces the protein MSQRRAHEENTNSTLGSQLESLLHALIAAHHRLGEAVEAHRVAISLAHSEGIRIAIDEQTEALTQIADLERARAALVGNGQPRTITELAADLPEPDRSRIITLASDLRTLIGELRSKQAVVRSATRSLLSHTQGLMAQVGAALSHAGTYGRAGKVQSTTPACAALDLST, from the coding sequence ATGTCCCAACGCCGAGCACACGAAGAGAACACCAACTCGACGCTCGGCTCGCAGCTCGAATCGCTCCTCCACGCACTCATCGCGGCACACCACCGCCTCGGCGAAGCCGTCGAAGCTCATCGCGTCGCAATCTCACTCGCCCACAGCGAAGGCATCCGCATCGCCATCGATGAGCAGACCGAGGCCCTCACACAGATCGCCGATCTCGAACGCGCCCGCGCCGCCCTCGTCGGCAACGGCCAGCCACGCACCATCACCGAACTCGCCGCAGATCTCCCGGAGCCCGACCGCTCCCGAATCATCACCCTCGCCTCGGACCTCCGAACGCTCATCGGCGAACTCCGCTCAAAGCAGGCCGTCGTCAGATCCGCCACACGCTCGCTCCTCTCACACACACAAGGGCTCATGGCCCAGGTCGGAGCAGCCCTCAGCCACGCAGGCACATACGGACGAGCCGGCAAAGTCCAGAGCACAACGCCCGCGTGCGCCGCACTGGATCTCTCCACATGA
- a CDS encoding YihY/virulence factor BrkB family protein: protein MSLRSGFNFLRAVVRGIVEHDILSLAAAVAFYTLLSFAPLVLLVVTVGGFIGEVAKSELVQSFYSQLGPDAAQVGQAVIAQAERAGPPREAWRWILSSGMLLVSASMVFNQLQKSLNRIWGMRASPRSGVFAWIWKRLVSMGMIFAIMFILLVAMVVSTVIEALLPRTNEVVGRVALSGVSMLVSALLFASIFKVLPDARIAWREVWLGAITTAVLFSGGKAAISWYLKHGGVVESYGSAAGALIALVVWVYYSCIILFVGAEMTAQYDQQRAAKRRAREASAIAEAAARIASAANVEAARAGELASHPLSPSPARSGERGAGEAAGEPVRSEV, encoded by the coding sequence ATGAGTCTCCGGAGCGGGTTCAACTTCCTTCGAGCGGTCGTGCGCGGGATTGTCGAGCACGACATTCTGTCGCTTGCGGCGGCGGTGGCGTTCTACACGCTGCTGTCGTTTGCGCCGCTGGTGCTGCTGGTGGTGACGGTGGGGGGATTCATCGGCGAGGTGGCCAAGAGCGAGCTGGTGCAGAGTTTCTACTCGCAGTTGGGTCCGGACGCGGCGCAGGTCGGGCAGGCGGTGATCGCGCAGGCGGAGCGTGCGGGGCCACCTCGGGAGGCGTGGCGGTGGATCCTGAGTTCGGGGATGCTGCTCGTGTCGGCGAGCATGGTGTTCAACCAGCTGCAGAAGTCGTTGAACAGGATCTGGGGGATGCGTGCCTCGCCTCGGTCGGGGGTGTTCGCGTGGATCTGGAAGCGGTTGGTCTCGATGGGGATGATCTTTGCGATCATGTTCATTCTGCTGGTGGCAATGGTGGTCTCGACCGTGATCGAGGCGTTGCTTCCTCGGACAAATGAGGTGGTCGGGAGAGTGGCTCTCTCGGGCGTCTCGATGCTGGTGAGCGCGTTGTTGTTCGCATCGATCTTCAAGGTGCTACCGGATGCGAGGATCGCGTGGCGCGAGGTGTGGCTGGGTGCGATCACGACGGCGGTGCTGTTCTCCGGAGGGAAGGCGGCGATCTCGTGGTATCTGAAGCACGGCGGCGTGGTTGAGAGTTACGGGAGCGCGGCGGGCGCGCTGATCGCGCTTGTGGTGTGGGTGTATTACTCGTGCATCATCCTGTTCGTCGGGGCGGAGATGACGGCGCAGTACGATCAGCAGCGAGCGGCAAAGCGAAGGGCGAGGGAGGCGAGTGCGATCGCGGAGGCGGCGGCACGGATCGCTTCGGCTGCGAACGTTGAGGCGGCCCGGGCAGGGGAGTTGGCGAGTCATCCGCTGTCTCCGTCGCCTGCGCGGAGCGGGGAGCGTGGCGCCGGTGAAGCGGCGGGCGAGCCGGTTCGATCAGAGGTCTGA
- the csrA gene encoding carbon storage regulator CsrA: protein MLVLSRQRDETIMIGDEIEITVVDIRGDKVRLGITAPTRIAVHRKEVYEAIKRENQQASRIAQDQLGSIPRPISPGPARTRVSALSAGNPNSRNDTLPPRAATGS, encoded by the coding sequence ATGCTCGTGCTCTCAAGACAGCGAGACGAAACCATCATGATCGGCGACGAGATCGAGATCACGGTGGTCGACATCCGAGGGGACAAGGTTCGCCTCGGCATCACGGCGCCCACAAGGATCGCCGTACACCGCAAAGAGGTCTACGAGGCGATCAAGCGAGAGAACCAGCAGGCATCTCGCATCGCCCAGGACCAGCTCGGTTCCATCCCACGGCCGATCTCACCCGGCCCCGCGCGGACGCGGGTCTCGGCACTCAGCGCGGGAAACCCCAACAGCCGCAACGACACACTCCCGCCAAGAGCCGCAACCGGATCATGA
- a CDS encoding HIT domain-containing protein, whose amino-acid sequence MPNQPTDPSMGPSSLPAPWRLDYLERLDKEEKQGKVPQPGSGSFLLDYWLAPERDVQNHVIVRTDQGMILLNAYPYAAGHVLVALGDPRPSLLDYGPDQRRALWELVVAATAMVERTLEPQGINTGINQGRAAGAGIPQHLHVHLVPRWGGDTNFITTIGQVRVIPASLDAMAARYRAVWQRMIASGFTI is encoded by the coding sequence ATGCCCAACCAGCCCACAGACCCTTCGATGGGGCCGTCGTCGCTTCCCGCCCCGTGGCGTTTGGATTATCTCGAGCGTCTGGACAAGGAGGAGAAGCAGGGGAAGGTGCCCCAGCCCGGGAGCGGGAGCTTTCTCTTGGATTACTGGCTGGCCCCTGAGCGTGACGTTCAGAATCATGTGATTGTGCGGACGGATCAGGGGATGATCCTGCTGAACGCGTATCCGTATGCCGCGGGGCATGTGCTTGTGGCTCTGGGTGATCCGCGCCCGTCGCTTCTGGATTATGGCCCCGACCAGCGTCGGGCGTTGTGGGAGTTGGTTGTTGCGGCGACGGCGATGGTTGAGCGGACGCTGGAACCTCAGGGGATCAACACGGGTATCAACCAGGGTCGGGCCGCGGGTGCGGGTATTCCGCAGCATCTGCACGTCCACCTCGTTCCTCGTTGGGGCGGGGATACGAATTTCATCACCACAATCGGACAGGTTCGGGTCATTCCGGCGTCTTTGGATGCCATGGCGGCACGTTACAGGGCCGTGTGGCAGCGGATGATCGCCTCGGGCTTTACAATCTGA
- a CDS encoding zinc-dependent metalloprotease, with the protein MHRSRIVSLIAGLSLALPVFAQNEKPEFPPFNDVAKEYKKVAPPPGVSPFWTIWTREKDGQMLAELNNWGDQQRFYIAPTVASGDPEAGVLPIYTRWGMPGDRYVYWRRYDKQLALIEPQLEIRSTGDNESKAAVARSYTDRVLLTVPIVAMGPGGNPVIDLDAFLLGNARFFFGAFVNGARNDLATIKSVKTFANNAEIAVEVPVIGGRMATLHYSMSSFAENPDYTPREADRRVGFFYSVFSDLSKNQADSEAVRYVNRWHIEKADPKLRLSPPKRPIVFYIEHTTPIRYRRWVREGLLAWNKAFEQVGIVDAIQVHQQDASTGAHMDKDPEDVNYNFIRWTNARIGYAIGPCRVVPETGEIRDADIVMDEGFISGWVREWKDMVPEAALAGMDKESLEWIERHPEWDPRVALRRAGFGPATAARGTVARIAMAGAVVPEELGIAPEDVSELSKVSGMQHRFCACAKGKTMSVALARLAHNLGMLGFDDEVGDKAGKGGDEPDGLIDGVPEEYIGPLVRDVIMHEVGHTLGLMHNYRASSIYSLDQINSPEWKASGKQISGSVMDYHPTNLVYGPGEFRGHYGMTDIGTYDKWAIQWGYTFEDPEPIAKRGTEPELAFTADEGAWGPDPRTRTWDLGDDPFMWAQRNVELAAKLRARLIDRAVKDGQSWQRLREGFQMVMWQHFSGVWNATGQIGGVHISRARRGDPGDELPNVPVPAADQRKALKFVLENGLRDASVGLTPELLARMGADEWWEDWGASPDYPAVDTVVAMQTSTLTRLMSPTLFRRVLDNEARVPAGQDAVTVPEVLESIRKEIWSEVANPSNARPTAREPMVSASRRALQREHVSRLIALSTGRTWGGASGRMMATLAREELRAVQEIVSKAPNGDPYTRAHLSESKERIARALEAAYIRAD; encoded by the coding sequence ATGCACCGTTCACGAATCGTTTCTCTGATCGCCGGGCTTTCGCTCGCGTTGCCCGTGTTTGCCCAGAATGAGAAGCCGGAGTTTCCGCCGTTCAACGATGTTGCCAAGGAGTACAAGAAGGTTGCGCCCCCGCCGGGTGTTTCGCCTTTCTGGACGATCTGGACGCGGGAGAAGGACGGGCAGATGCTGGCGGAGTTGAACAACTGGGGCGACCAGCAGCGGTTCTACATCGCGCCGACGGTTGCTTCGGGGGATCCTGAGGCGGGGGTGCTGCCGATCTATACGCGGTGGGGGATGCCGGGCGATCGGTATGTGTACTGGCGTCGGTACGACAAGCAACTGGCTTTGATTGAGCCGCAGCTGGAGATCAGGTCGACGGGCGACAACGAGTCGAAGGCGGCCGTGGCGAGGTCTTACACGGACCGGGTGTTGCTGACGGTGCCGATCGTTGCGATGGGTCCGGGTGGGAACCCTGTGATCGATCTGGACGCGTTTCTTCTGGGGAATGCGAGGTTCTTCTTCGGAGCGTTTGTGAATGGGGCGAGGAACGATCTGGCGACGATCAAGAGCGTGAAGACATTCGCGAACAACGCGGAGATCGCGGTCGAGGTGCCGGTGATCGGCGGTCGGATGGCGACGTTGCATTACTCGATGAGTTCGTTCGCGGAGAACCCGGATTACACGCCGCGCGAGGCGGATCGTCGGGTGGGCTTTTTCTATTCGGTGTTCTCGGATCTCTCGAAGAATCAGGCGGATTCTGAGGCGGTGCGGTATGTGAACCGCTGGCACATCGAGAAGGCGGATCCGAAGCTGCGTCTGAGCCCTCCGAAGCGTCCGATCGTGTTCTACATCGAGCACACGACGCCGATCAGGTATCGGCGTTGGGTGCGGGAGGGGCTTCTCGCGTGGAACAAGGCGTTCGAGCAGGTCGGGATCGTGGATGCGATCCAGGTGCATCAGCAGGATGCATCGACGGGCGCGCACATGGATAAGGACCCGGAGGATGTGAACTACAACTTCATCCGGTGGACGAACGCGCGGATCGGGTATGCGATCGGGCCGTGCCGCGTGGTGCCTGAGACGGGCGAGATCCGCGATGCGGACATCGTGATGGATGAGGGTTTCATTTCGGGTTGGGTGCGTGAGTGGAAGGACATGGTTCCTGAGGCGGCGTTGGCGGGGATGGACAAGGAGTCGTTGGAGTGGATCGAGCGTCATCCTGAGTGGGATCCTCGGGTGGCGTTGCGTCGCGCCGGGTTCGGTCCGGCGACGGCGGCACGCGGCACAGTGGCGCGGATCGCTATGGCGGGGGCGGTTGTGCCCGAGGAGTTGGGGATCGCACCCGAGGATGTCTCGGAGCTCTCGAAGGTGAGCGGGATGCAGCATCGGTTCTGCGCGTGCGCGAAGGGGAAGACGATGTCGGTCGCGTTGGCGCGGCTGGCGCACAATCTCGGCATGCTCGGGTTCGACGATGAGGTCGGGGACAAGGCCGGCAAGGGTGGCGATGAGCCGGACGGCCTGATCGACGGCGTTCCTGAGGAGTACATCGGGCCGCTGGTGCGCGATGTGATCATGCATGAGGTCGGGCACACGCTCGGGCTGATGCACAACTACCGCGCGTCGAGCATCTATTCGCTCGATCAGATCAACTCGCCGGAGTGGAAGGCGAGCGGGAAGCAGATCTCGGGCTCGGTGATGGATTATCACCCGACGAATCTTGTTTACGGTCCGGGCGAGTTCCGCGGGCACTACGGGATGACGGACATCGGGACGTATGACAAGTGGGCGATCCAGTGGGGGTATACGTTCGAGGATCCCGAGCCGATCGCGAAGCGCGGGACCGAGCCGGAGTTGGCGTTCACGGCGGACGAGGGCGCGTGGGGGCCGGATCCGCGGACGCGGACGTGGGACCTCGGCGATGACCCGTTCATGTGGGCGCAGCGGAATGTGGAGTTGGCGGCGAAGCTGCGTGCGAGGTTGATCGACCGGGCCGTCAAGGACGGGCAGTCGTGGCAGCGGCTGCGCGAGGGGTTCCAGATGGTGATGTGGCAGCACTTCTCGGGGGTGTGGAACGCGACCGGGCAGATCGGCGGCGTTCACATCTCGAGGGCTCGTCGGGGCGATCCCGGCGATGAGCTGCCTAACGTGCCTGTGCCCGCTGCGGACCAGCGCAAGGCGCTGAAGTTCGTGCTGGAGAACGGGCTGCGTGACGCATCTGTCGGGCTTACGCCGGAGTTGCTGGCCCGGATGGGTGCGGACGAGTGGTGGGAGGACTGGGGCGCGTCGCCGGATTATCCCGCGGTTGACACGGTCGTGGCGATGCAGACCTCGACGCTGACGCGTCTGATGAGTCCGACGCTGTTCAGGCGTGTGCTCGATAATGAGGCACGCGTTCCGGCCGGGCAGGATGCTGTCACGGTGCCGGAGGTGCTGGAGTCCATCCGGAAGGAGATCTGGAGCGAGGTTGCGAATCCCTCGAATGCGCGTCCGACGGCGCGTGAGCCGATGGTGTCGGCATCGCGAAGGGCTCTGCAGCGCGAGCATGTCTCTCGTCTGATCGCGCTCTCGACGGGCAGGACATGGGGCGGAGCGAGCGGTCGCATGATGGCGACGCTGGCACGCGAGGAGCTTCGCGCGGTTCAGGAGATCGTGTCGAAGGCACCGAACGGCGATCCCTATACAAGGGCGCATCTGTCTGAGTCAAAGGAGCGGATCGCGCGTGCGCTTGAGGCGGCGTATATCCGCGCCGACTGA
- a CDS encoding flagellar assembly protein FliW — translation MDVRTTRFGVIQIQDDRVITFPAGLLGFAGRTRFCLLEPGEDACFFWLQSLDDPGLAFVVTDPSLFVPEYSVPIRAEQMESLTLARLEDAQVFVIVNKVDGQLTGNLQGPLVVNTLTRTGEQMVLAEKRWTTRHPLMRVGQPAARATA, via the coding sequence ATGGACGTGCGAACGACTCGGTTCGGTGTCATCCAGATCCAGGACGATCGGGTGATCACCTTCCCCGCGGGACTCCTCGGCTTCGCCGGCCGCACACGCTTCTGCCTGCTCGAGCCGGGCGAGGACGCGTGCTTCTTCTGGCTCCAGTCACTCGATGACCCGGGCCTGGCCTTCGTCGTCACCGACCCCTCGCTCTTCGTCCCCGAGTACTCCGTGCCGATCCGCGCCGAGCAGATGGAATCGCTCACGCTGGCTCGCCTCGAAGACGCCCAGGTCTTCGTGATCGTCAACAAGGTCGACGGACAGCTCACCGGAAACCTCCAGGGGCCGCTCGTCGTCAACACGCTCACGAGGACCGGAGAACAGATGGTCCTCGCGGAGAAGCGCTGGACGACTCGCCATCCGCTCATGCGGGTCGGCCAGCCGGCGGCGCGTGCGACCGCCTGA
- a CDS encoding N-acetylneuraminate synthase family protein → MQIGTRDISAANPPYIIAEIGVNHDGSVDRALELTDAAADAGADAIKLQLFEADRLMSAAAKLAAYQKAAGESDPVDMLRRLELSIPDMARIVELAHARSIHAIVTVFSTELVDAAESLPWDAYKTASPDIVHRPLLERLVATGKPLIISTGASTIDEVSRALSWLTARDAAVPSRTALLQCVSSYPTAIEHAELGGILALGEIFDGPIGYSDHTQGVGTGAIAVGLGARILEKHFTYDTNAPGPDHAASLEPRDFARYVELARDAALAAATDNRKSQFEGIEPVKRVIAIEEDVRKLSRQSVVTTRSLPAGHVLSARDLTVKRPGTGVPAFEFATMIGKRLKRDVAGDVPLTPIDLTLG, encoded by the coding sequence ATGCAGATCGGTACGCGCGACATCTCCGCCGCCAATCCACCCTACATCATCGCCGAAATCGGCGTGAACCACGATGGTTCGGTCGATCGCGCGCTCGAACTGACCGACGCCGCTGCCGACGCCGGAGCGGACGCCATCAAACTCCAGTTGTTCGAAGCCGATCGCCTGATGTCCGCCGCCGCCAAACTCGCCGCCTACCAGAAAGCCGCGGGAGAGAGCGACCCCGTCGACATGCTCCGTCGCCTGGAACTCTCCATACCCGACATGGCCCGCATCGTCGAGCTCGCCCACGCACGATCCATCCACGCGATCGTCACCGTCTTCTCCACCGAACTCGTCGACGCCGCCGAATCGCTGCCGTGGGACGCCTACAAGACCGCATCCCCCGACATCGTGCATCGTCCTCTGCTTGAACGCTTGGTCGCGACAGGCAAGCCCCTCATCATCAGCACCGGCGCGAGTACGATCGACGAGGTCTCCCGCGCGCTCAGTTGGTTGACCGCTCGCGATGCCGCCGTACCAAGCCGCACGGCCCTGCTCCAGTGCGTCAGCAGCTATCCGACCGCGATCGAACACGCCGAACTCGGCGGCATTCTCGCCCTCGGCGAGATCTTCGACGGTCCCATCGGCTACAGCGACCACACGCAGGGCGTCGGCACCGGCGCGATCGCCGTCGGGCTGGGCGCCCGCATCCTCGAGAAGCACTTCACGTATGACACGAACGCCCCGGGGCCCGACCACGCGGCGTCGCTCGAGCCACGAGACTTTGCCCGCTATGTGGAGCTTGCCCGCGACGCCGCACTGGCCGCGGCAACCGACAATCGCAAATCCCAGTTCGAAGGCATTGAGCCCGTCAAGCGTGTGATCGCGATCGAGGAGGATGTGCGAAAGCTCTCGCGTCAATCGGTCGTGACCACGCGCTCATTGCCGGCGGGCCACGTGCTGTCCGCACGCGACCTGACGGTCAAACGCCCGGGAACAGGCGTCCCGGCGTTCGAGTTCGCGACGATGATCGGAAAGAGATTGAAACGTGATGTCGCTGGCGATGTGCCGCTGACACCGATAGATCTTACTCTCGGATAG